In Candidatus Micrarchaeum acidiphilum ARMAN-2, the genomic window CGTCGTCGCTGGCGAGATCGAACGTGTGCTTTATTATCAGCGTGAGCTTTCCCTCGCGTATGTCGTTGAACTCGCCCTTGCCGGAGTTGTAGCCCTTCTGCATGTCTATTATGTCATCGTTTATCTGGAACGCTATTCCCGCATTTTCGCCTATTGCACCGAGCTTTTCTACTATGTTTTCATCCTGGCCGGCAGATATGGCGCCGAGCTGCAGCGGACCGCGCATACTGTAGCTGGAGGTTTTCCCACTTGCTATCTCAAAGTATGTGCTCTCCTTTGCGCTTCGCAGACCGTCCTTTCCGTACATGAAATTAAGCTCTTGAAACTGGCCGCTGGCAGTGCTGTATGCAACTTCTATAAACTTGTTGTAGAGTCTTTCCCGTATTTCAGGGTTCGCCACGCCAAGATAGTCTATGAACATGTTCCACATGACTGAATGCAGTACGTCCCCTATGTGCAGCGCGGCGGAACTGCCGTATAGTTTGTGGAGCGTAGGCATGCCCCGCCTCATTTCAGACTTGTCTTCTATGTCGTCGTGTATGAGTATCCATTCCTGCGAAAGCTGAACGGCAGCTGCAAGGAGCAAGGTCGCAGGATCCTGGTTGTCGTACATCAGCGCAGTAAGCATCAATAGCATAGGCCGGGTATAGTGGCTTGGCCTGTTTATGTAGTCGAAGAGCATTTCAGAGTACCTTTCGGCGGCGGCCGCATCGGAAACCAGCGCCGCGGGCTTCCTCACGTATTCGGTAATTATTGCATGTATGCTCTTCTTCGTCTTGCTGATGAATCCTTCGAGAGTCGCGTCCTCAAATGAAACCGCATACTTTGAAGCCTTTCCGTTTTTCTGTTTTGCGTCCATAAAAATCAACGCCGCGGCACTGCAGGCAAAGTGCATGGCCAGCATATCAATATTTGCATTAGGTATTTAAAATCCATTGGGAGGGTCTTGGCTCTGGACTGCACTGAGGCCAGCTTTGCCTTCCATGGTGGGACTTCCAGCCAGATCGAAGTATTCCTTGAATTTCTGCGTTGTATCGAGCCTTTTGGTCCTGCCCTGCCTTGACGCCTTTATGAAGCCCTTTTCGACGAGTTCCTTGATGTGGGAATACGCGGCCGGCCCGAAAACGCCGATTATCTTGCTTTGCATTATGGGCTCGTTCTTGCTTATGTATGCCAGTATCCTGAGCGCAGGCCTGGAGATTTCCGGCTGGCCGGCCAGCTGGCTAACCTTTGAAGCATAGGGCTCCTTGAGCGTCATCACGTAGCCGTT contains:
- a CDS encoding Polyprenyl synthetase gives rise to the protein MLAMHFACSAAALIFMDAKQKNGKASKYAVSFEDATLEGFISKTKKSIHAIITEYVRKPAALVSDAAAAERYSEMLFDYINRPSHYTRPMLLMLTALMYDNQDPATLLLAAAVQLSQEWILIHDDIEDKSEMRRGMPTLHKLYGSSAALHIGDVLHSVMWNMFIDYLGVANPEIRERLYNKFIEVAYSTASGQFQELNFMYGKDGLRSAKESTYFEIASGKTSSYSMRGPLQLGAISAGQDENIVEKLGAIGENAGIAFQINDDIIDMQKGYNSGKGEFNDIREGKLTLIIKHTFDLASDDEKQRLAEIYNKPREQKTGEEIKFVIGAIEKYDGIGFAAKKRDEIIERTTEQMLGFLDFIPKNKFAAWLQATIINIYNREQLY
- a CDS encoding segregation and condensation protein B, which gives rise to MIRMQDNVSKSEAKKTVEAALFVSARSLSIDELAKITGIASTGYIKDLIDGLMQEYDANDSSLKIEPIGNGYVMTLKEPYASKVSQLAGQPEISRPALRILAYISKNEPIMQSKIIGVFGPAAYSHIKELVEKGFIKASRQGRTKRLDTTQKFKEYFDLAGSPTMEGKAGLSAVQSQDPPNGF